In Candidatus Pantoea floridensis, a single genomic region encodes these proteins:
- a CDS encoding TonB-dependent siderophore receptor produces MSIKVRKSAIPAVAHPFRFNPVYLSLASILLVAPVSAEETITVNAETHESVTAPLQGYVAKESAAGTKTATPLRKTPQSISVITREQMDDQAAASVADALSYTSGVLTNYRGNSNRNDEIIARGFRYAPKFLDGLSYGLSGQAGAAGQIDPWLLERVEMIHGPASVLYGQVNPGGIVAMTSKRPTAQSIHKVQLSTGNQHLGEAAFDFGGKLNDDNTLFYRLNGIASTKHEFVKDNKQQRMAIAPAITWLPNADTSFTLLTLYQNEPKAGYRNFLPANGTLFNTSAGRIPYDFNVSDPSFNEAKREQTSIGYIFEHNLNDNVSFTQNLRYSNMDESYKYLVYTVDADNDHSINRRPQHDKIKSKELGLDNQLKATFDTGNVAHTVLGGLDYKWSDVDNKLWLDRGDQYILDWANPTRISINESDLTLTTSTRKKLDQVGVYLQDQLEWNQWNLLLSGRNDWSEVRTQDRTDNSETQQNDNKFTGRAGLLYAFDNGISPYISYSTSFEPNLNSGAPGTDPFKPTTGEQTEVGVKYQPLGWDAVFTVSAFDITQKNITAYNNVTGYNEQIGKVRSKGIETEAHAQITPEIKLLAAYTYTDAVTKESSITERIGHSPSSIPRHAASAWGSYTFLDGVLNGFTLGSGVRYTGTAPADETGTNKVPHYTLYDVMAKYELGEAANSLRGTTLQLNVNNVADKHYVASCSNTSACFYGSGRSIVASVNYSW; encoded by the coding sequence ATGTCTATTAAAGTAAGAAAATCAGCAATACCTGCTGTGGCACACCCGTTCAGATTCAATCCTGTATATCTTTCACTGGCCTCAATTTTGTTAGTGGCACCGGTGTCCGCTGAAGAGACGATTACCGTTAACGCCGAAACGCACGAAAGCGTCACCGCACCGCTACAAGGCTATGTGGCGAAAGAGAGCGCGGCAGGCACAAAAACCGCCACGCCGCTGCGCAAAACCCCGCAATCCATTTCAGTGATTACGCGTGAGCAGATGGACGATCAGGCGGCGGCATCGGTGGCGGATGCGCTAAGCTACACCAGCGGCGTGCTAACCAACTATCGCGGTAACTCCAACCGTAATGATGAGATTATTGCGCGCGGTTTCCGCTATGCGCCGAAGTTCCTCGACGGCCTGAGCTACGGCTTGTCCGGTCAGGCGGGCGCCGCGGGGCAGATCGATCCCTGGCTGCTGGAGCGCGTTGAGATGATTCATGGTCCCGCCTCGGTGCTGTACGGCCAGGTGAATCCGGGTGGCATCGTGGCGATGACCAGCAAACGCCCGACGGCGCAAAGTATTCATAAAGTGCAGCTCAGCACTGGCAATCAACATTTGGGTGAAGCGGCGTTTGATTTCGGCGGTAAGCTAAATGATGACAACACGCTGTTTTATCGCCTGAACGGTATCGCCAGCACCAAACACGAGTTCGTTAAAGACAATAAACAGCAGCGTATGGCGATTGCGCCGGCCATCACCTGGCTGCCCAACGCCGATACCAGCTTTACGCTGTTGACGCTGTATCAGAACGAGCCGAAAGCGGGCTACCGTAACTTCCTGCCGGCCAACGGAACGTTGTTCAACACCAGTGCCGGACGGATCCCTTATGACTTTAACGTCAGCGATCCGAGCTTCAACGAAGCCAAACGCGAGCAGACGTCGATTGGTTATATTTTCGAGCACAATCTGAACGACAACGTCAGCTTCACGCAGAATTTGCGCTACAGCAACATGGATGAGTCGTACAAATATCTGGTGTATACCGTTGATGCGGATAACGATCACTCGATCAACCGTCGTCCGCAGCATGACAAGATCAAGTCAAAAGAGTTGGGCCTGGATAACCAGCTGAAAGCCACCTTTGATACCGGGAATGTTGCGCACACTGTGCTTGGCGGGCTGGATTACAAGTGGAGCGACGTAGATAACAAATTGTGGCTCGACAGGGGCGATCAATACATTCTCGATTGGGCTAACCCAACGCGTATCAGCATCAACGAGAGCGATTTGACGCTGACTACCAGCACCCGTAAGAAGCTCGATCAGGTTGGTGTTTATCTGCAGGATCAGCTGGAGTGGAATCAGTGGAACCTGCTGTTGTCAGGCCGTAATGACTGGAGCGAAGTGCGTACACAGGATCGCACCGATAACAGCGAAACCCAGCAGAATGATAACAAGTTCACCGGGCGCGCCGGTTTGCTGTATGCGTTCGATAACGGGATTTCGCCATACATCAGCTACAGCACCTCGTTTGAACCCAACCTGAACAGCGGCGCGCCGGGCACCGATCCGTTCAAACCGACCACCGGTGAACAGACAGAAGTGGGCGTGAAGTATCAGCCGTTGGGGTGGGATGCGGTGTTTACCGTGTCCGCGTTTGATATCACGCAGAAAAACATTACCGCTTATAACAACGTCACCGGCTACAACGAGCAGATTGGTAAAGTGCGTTCAAAAGGTATTGAAACCGAAGCGCATGCGCAGATCACGCCAGAGATCAAACTGCTAGCGGCTTATACCTACACCGATGCGGTGACCAAAGAGAGCAGCATCACCGAGCGTATTGGTCACTCGCCGTCCAGCATTCCGCGTCATGCGGCCTCGGCGTGGGGCAGTTATACCTTCCTCGATGGCGTGCTGAATGGCTTTACCCTTGGCAGCGGCGTGCGCTACACCGGCACCGCGCCAGCGGATGAAACCGGCACCAATAAGGTTCCGCATTACACGTTGTACGACGTGATGGCGAAGTATGAATTAGGCGAAGCGGCGAATTCGCTGCGCGGTACCACGCTGCAACTTAATGTGAATAACGTGGCGGACAAACACTATGTCGCCTCGTGCAGCAACACCAGCGCCTGCTTCTATGGCAGCGGTCGTTCCATTGTTGCATCGGTTAATTACAGCTGGTAA
- the fes gene encoding enterochelin esterase, with product MFLTHAEKTAKTWLPAGTVAQWLRQADVGGEGWWQRLYATGTPLVERDEQGQTSMHFFWRDPQGHSALSSTQRVYIDINGVTDHHSEAPESLARVGDSNVWHWSTPIESDWRGSYSLIPVTAQQLPPLFCGDDDTCRALQRKWWISLMPLAIPDKLNPTPPFLSSRRFALSNAHMPDAPDQSAWRALDAGLAETWPDTLQTLRWRSTLLQVTRKVWIYSTGKTDRPEQRPLAILLDGQNWVYGQPIFSALDQVTAAGELPPACWLFIDVIDSQHREAELPCNETFWQAVQQELLPLAQQHAAFSSDADRTLVAGQSYGGLAALYAGLHWPQRFGRILTQSGSFWWPNLQYLRDYANREHHVPGLLLQRLQQGTLPTGTLKIFQEVGDREADMVYVNQQIAPVLEAAGHELHFRRYAGGHDALCWRGGLIDGCRWLLADFLSPTSPSEGNHHV from the coding sequence ATGTTTCTAACGCATGCAGAAAAAACAGCAAAAACCTGGTTGCCTGCGGGAACCGTTGCGCAATGGTTGCGACAAGCTGATGTGGGCGGCGAAGGCTGGTGGCAGCGGCTTTATGCCACCGGAACACCGCTGGTGGAACGTGATGAGCAGGGTCAGACTTCCATGCATTTTTTTTGGCGCGATCCCCAAGGTCATTCCGCACTTTCTTCTACGCAACGGGTTTATATCGATATTAATGGCGTCACCGATCACCACAGCGAAGCGCCAGAAAGTTTGGCGCGCGTGGGGGACAGCAACGTCTGGCATTGGTCTACGCCGATTGAATCCGATTGGCGCGGCAGTTACAGCCTGATTCCGGTCACTGCGCAACAGCTGCCGCCGCTATTTTGTGGCGATGATGACACCTGTCGCGCGCTGCAACGTAAATGGTGGATTTCGCTGATGCCGCTGGCGATTCCCGACAAGCTCAATCCTACCCCGCCGTTTCTCAGCAGCCGTCGCTTTGCTTTGAGCAACGCGCATATGCCGGATGCGCCGGATCAATCGGCGTGGCGAGCACTGGATGCCGGACTCGCCGAAACCTGGCCCGATACGCTGCAAACGCTGCGGTGGCGCAGCACGCTGCTCCAGGTTACGCGCAAGGTTTGGATCTACAGCACGGGTAAAACCGACCGGCCTGAACAGCGTCCGCTGGCAATTCTGCTCGACGGACAAAACTGGGTGTACGGCCAGCCGATCTTTAGCGCGCTGGATCAGGTCACCGCCGCTGGCGAACTGCCGCCGGCCTGCTGGCTGTTTATCGATGTCATCGACAGCCAGCATCGCGAAGCGGAATTACCGTGCAATGAAACTTTCTGGCAGGCGGTGCAGCAAGAGCTACTGCCGCTGGCTCAGCAACACGCGGCATTCAGTAGCGATGCCGATCGCACGTTGGTGGCCGGGCAAAGCTACGGTGGACTCGCCGCCCTGTATGCCGGGTTGCACTGGCCGCAGCGCTTTGGCCGCATTCTTACGCAATCCGGCTCATTCTGGTGGCCCAACCTGCAATATCTCCGCGACTACGCCAATCGTGAACATCACGTGCCGGGCCTGCTGCTGCAGCGTCTGCAACAAGGCACATTGCCAACGGGCACGCTGAAGATCTTCCAGGAAGTGGGCGATCGCGAGGCGGACATGGTGTACGTCAACCAGCAGATCGCTCCGGTGCTGGAAGCCGCTGGCCACGAATTACATTTTCGCCGCTACGCCGGAGGGCACGATGCGCTGTGCTGGCGCGGCGGTCTGATCGACGGCTGCCGCTGGCTGCTGGCCGATTTTCTATCCCCAACCTCACCCTCTGAAGGTAATCACCATGTCTGA
- a CDS encoding MbtH family protein, producing the protein MSEQQNPFDNDALEFLVLLNTRQQYSLWPAFAPVPAGWHNVAGPLTRAAAIEFIEANWHDMRPATQQTSSTAA; encoded by the coding sequence ATGTCTGAACAACAAAACCCGTTTGATAACGATGCGCTGGAATTTCTGGTGCTGCTTAACACGCGCCAGCAATACAGTTTGTGGCCAGCATTCGCTCCCGTTCCCGCCGGTTGGCACAACGTGGCAGGGCCACTCACGCGCGCTGCGGCAATTGAATTTATCGAAGCCAACTGGCACGACATGCGACCAGCGACGCAACAGACGTCGTCTACCGCAGCTTAA